The Triticum dicoccoides isolate Atlit2015 ecotype Zavitan chromosome 6A, WEW_v2.0, whole genome shotgun sequence genome has a window encoding:
- the LOC119314588 gene encoding wall-associated receptor kinase 1-like — protein MATTLVVQLVLLLLLSVTQASAQEEQQPPRQVVRPGCQDKCGNITIPYPFGIGAGCYRDDGRGGFQLECDDSLPVPWLAVTGYGVQITNLSIGTGEAWAYINVTRHCYNSSGSIISRNGATPVPLINTHLLFSQARNRLVALGCPNLGYFVDTAGYYVSGCMSVCGPSKFTLPGSCTGVACCQSGIPAAVDYFEPYLLDIPKEQTDPIFYSNSTTCRYVFLVEAEWLNTKYTGGSLNRTDDFAVPVVLDWAVWNVRNCKAAKRNATDYACRSMLSHCVNSKNSTGYRCNCSKGYEGNPYLDDGCKDINECERKGKHTCHGACTNTPGSYTCQCPPGTSGDATRKDGCRPKDSFTLALKVVTGVSLGVFLPFFMSFWLYLGLQKRKLIRTKQKFFEVNGGLFLQQQIRNYNGTSKGTGGFEIFSKEELEKATNEFAADQVLGHGGHGIVYKGVLEDKTVVAIKKSKMMEEAPTTEFAREMFILSQINHRNVVKLLGCCLEVEVPMLVYEFVSNGTLYHYIHGSKGLDSDAALDTCLRIAVESAEALAYMHSSASPPILHGDVKTANILLDHKLTAKVSDFGASKLAPTDEAKMATLVQGTCGYLDPEYLMTCRLTDKSDVYSFGVVLLELLTRKKALYFDGPEEDRSLVLCFMMAVKVGQHQDLLDSQVRDEMRIEALEEITHLVVRCLNMSGEERPTMKEVAETLEMLRRYHSHPWAQADANPEEEQSLLAMEPRNANYKFTQDCVLDFEASSTYSYSL, from the exons ATGGCAACCACACTGGTTGTACAGCTCGTGCTGCTGTTGCTACTGTCAGTGACACAAGCCTCAGCTCAGGAGGAGCAGCAGCCGCCTCGGCAGGTTGTGCGGCCAGGCTGCCAGGACAAGTGTGGCAACATCACGATCCCCTACCCCTTCGGCATCGGTGCCGGTTGCTACCGCGACGATGGCCGAGGTGGTTTCCAGCTTGAGTGTGATGACTCCCTCCCGGTCCCGTGGCTTGCCGTAACTGGCTATGGCGTCCAGATCACCAACCTATCCATTGGGACCGGGGAGGCCTGGGCCTACATCAACGTGACACGCCACTGCTACAACAGCAGCGGGAGCATCATCAGCCGTAATGGCGCCACGCCCGTGCCACTCATCAAC ACACACCTCCTCTTCTCCCAGGCGAGGAACCGCCTCGTCGCGCTTGGCTGCCCCAACCTCGGTTACTTCGTCGACACTGCTGGCTACTACGTCAGTGGTTGCATGAGCGTGTGTGGTCCGTCAAAGTTCACCTTGCCAGGTTCATGCACAGGCGTCGCCTGCTGCCAGAGCGGGATACCCGCTGCTGTGGACTACTTCGAGCCATACCTGCTCGACATCCCAAAGGAGCAGACAGACCCAATCTTCTATAGCAACAGCACGACCTGCCGGTACGTGTTCTTGGTGGAGGCGGAATGGTTGAATACCAAATACACCGGTGGGAGCCTCAACCGGACTGATGACTTCGCCGTGCCCGTCGTGCTCGACTGGGCAGTCTGGAACGTTCGCAACTGCAAAGCTGCCAAGCGCAATGCAACCGACTACGCGTGCCGGAGCATGCTCAGCCATTGCGTCAACTCCAAAAACAGCACAGGGTACCGGTGCAACTGCTCCAAGGGGTATGAGGGCAACCCCTATCTAGACGATGGATGCAAAG ACATCAACGAGTGTGAACGCAAAGGAAAACACACATGCCACGGGGCCTGCACAAATACGCCGGGAAGCTACACTTGCCAATGTCCTCCTGGGACAAGTGGAGATGCCACCAGGAAGGATGGTTGCCGACCAAAGGACAGTTTCACTTTAGCCCTGAAAGTAGTTACAG GAGTCAGCCTTGGAGTGTTCTTGCCATTTTTCATGTCCTTCTGGCTCTACTTGGGGCTCCAGAAGAGGAAGCTTATCAGAACAAAGCAGAAGTTCTTTGAGGTAAATGGAGGCCTCTTCCTGCAGCAGCAGATACGTAACTACAATGGCACCAGCAAAGGCACTGGTGGGTTCGAGATCTTTTCCAAGGAGGAGTTGGAGAAAGCAACCAACGAGTTTGCCGCCGACCAAGTTCTTGGCCACGGCGGGCACGGCATTGTCTACAAGGGTGTACTTGAGGACAAGACAGTAGTGGCGATCAAGAAGTCAAAGATGATGGAAGAAGCCCCGACCACAGAATTCGCGAGGGAGATGTTCATCCTCTCCCAGATAAACCACAGGAATGTCGTCAAGCTGCTCGGGTGCTGCCTTGAAGTGGAAGTGCCCATGCTGGTCTACGAGTTCGTCTCAAATGGTACCCTTTACCACTACATCCATGGCAGTAAGGGCCTTGACTCTGACGCAGCCCTCGACACATGTCTTCGGATAGCAGTAGAGTCAGCCGAGGCACTGGCATACATGCACTCTTCAGCCTCGCCGCCGATTCTCCATGGAGATGTCAAGACGGCAAACATTCTGTTGGATCACAAGCTCACAGCAAAAGTTTCAGATTTCGGAGCATCAAAACTGGCACCAACTGATGAGGCCAAGATGGCAACGTTGGTGCAGGGAACTTGCGGTTACCTTGACCCGGAATATCTAATGACATGCCGGCTGACTGATAAGAGTGATGTGTACAGCTTTGGTGTCGTCCTATTGGAGCTTCTGACAAGGAAGAAGGCACTGTACTTCGATGGGCCGGAGGAAGATAGAAGCCTTGTTTTATGCTTCATGATGGCAGTGAAGGTAGGCCAGCACCAAGACCTTCTGGACAGCCAAGTGAGGGACGAGATGAGAATTGAAGCGCTCGAAGAGATCACACACCTGGTTGTGAGATGCTTGAACATGAGTGGGGAGGAGCGGCCGACAATGAAGGAGGTTGCAGAGACGTTGGAGATGCTGAGGAGATACCACAGCCACCCGTGGGCTCAAGCAGATGCCAATCCAGAGGAGGAACAGAGTTTGCTTGCTATGGAACCACGGAATGCCAATTACAAGTTCACACAAGATTGCGTCCTTGATTTTGAAGCAAGCAGTACATACAGCTATAGCTTGTAG